In Crinalium epipsammum PCC 9333, the genomic window TTGCTGAGGCTGAAGCGACAGTAGATGCAATCGGCGCAACTGTTGCCGAAATTAGAAGAGACTTCAACTTATGATCGCAAATCAACCAAAAATTCCCGACCCGCAAACAAGAGCAAGTCATATTGCTAAGTTGCGCGAACTTAATAAACGTATGGATAAGCATATCCTCGATTTAGATGAGTTGAATTCTCAGCTAGAAATTGACTTGTTAGAACAACGTAAAAAGATTTATACGTTGCGTCAAACACCTCACGCTTAAAGCCTACATTCCGTACTTCAATTTGTATTATGGTAGAGTGAATTACTAACCTGGGTGCTATCACCAGAAAAATTGACTTTAACTGTCCTTCCCTATCAAAGATGAGGGATAGTAGAGTTGAGCTTTTTGAGGCTAACCTAGACTTGTTAGAGTCTATGGAATCAGCATTTACAGGCATTGAGGCAGTTTACTGTCATGCCGCGTCAATTGATTCCAGTAAACCAGGCTCTTTATATGTACAAGTAAGTCATTGGTAATCCAGAGTGGATTACAACTACTAGAGCTTCAGAATTATCAAAGAATTTCAGCGGACTATCCTTAAAATTTCAAACAGTAGGCATTATAAATATGGTCGGAAGATACTCGACCTGTAGTTTGAAAACGCAGAAAAGCTTGTTTTAAAGCTGTGGGTGCGGGGTGTTTGGCATCGTAGACAACGATTACATTAGTTAGCGATCGCCCCGCAGGTACTAAAATTTTACCACTATCTGCTAATGCTCTAGATGCTCCGCCATCTAAATTCATTGCTTCATAACACCCAATTGCTTTCATTAGTTTTGCTTCTGTTTGTAAGGATAAATCCTGGTTGAAATTTACCAAAAATAGCTTTTTCCCATCAGCGGAATAACCAATTGCTGTCCGCGCAGCTACTCCTAGAACGTGACTATCTTTGAATCCTTCCACTTGAGGATTTAGCCAAATTTTCCCTTGTTTAATTAATCTTGGGCCACAAGTAATCGAAAACCAGTGTTTGTCCCATTCCGGTTTGCCATCAACTCTAGCTGTAATCATTTCTGGTCGATTACCAGTACGTAAACCTAATGTTGTTCCAAAGTTCTCCCACTGACTGTATTTAAGGAATTTACCACCCGCCACCATATTCCCCATCACAGTTTTTTGGTTATTTTTGGCAAAAAACGTTCCGGTTGTGACTACCGCACCTCTAGAACGAGCAACCATATTGGAAAAAGGTTCATCACCCTTAGATAGTTGCATCGTATTAGCTTGATTAGCGTTATTAGCTAAACCGATAGTGATAAAAGTTTGAGGGTCAGTCAGGTCAATAGTAGTTTGATATAATGAGACACCCGCAATAGTACGTCTGGTTAGTTGTACAGGTTGAGCAACTGCTGGTAATGCTAAAGTTAAACTTTTAGCTATTGCCATTCCCCCTAAAAACAAAAAAGACCGTCGCCACATTTTTTGATTTTGCATCAATTACACCTAAATTAATTAGTTATTCTATTTTAAGTAGAACAATGATCAAGTGATTTATATCAGTTAGCTATAATGAAATTTGTTTAATAAAGGTTACAACTCGCTCTACTTCCTGAAACCCTACCTTCGTATGAAAGTCATAGCTGGCTGTATTTTCAATTAAGGCATCTGATGCCAACTCAGTACACCCATGTTCCAACGCCCAACGAGAAGCAAACTCAATTAAGTATTTACCTACACCTTGATTCCTATATTCATCTTTGACGTAAATTCCTTCTACATATGCAACAGGACTATTTGTAGCACCTGCAACATAATCATATCTCAGAGAAAGATTGATAAATCCCATTGTTTTTCCATTAGCATTTCTGACTAGAAAACCTGCCTCACGCTCTGATTTAAGAATATTCGCCAAACTCTCTTGCATCTCTTGAGACGACTGATCTGCCCACAGCTTTAACGCAAGATCAAGCCATTCATTAAAATTAGATCGGGTAATTTTGATAATTTTCACTGTTTAAGTAACCTCATCAATTATTAAGTTTAATTTGCCCTTTGAGAACTTATCTTTGAGCAAAAATTCTCCTGCACAGCAGATAAACCCTATGTAAATATACTTAATTATTCAGAAACCTGAGTAAAAAGTTCGGTAATTCTTACAAGTAACACCCTTTCAGGTGAACTGTATATTATAAATGTATCAAACCTCGGACTAGCCAAAAGTTATATAGTAGAAATAAATATATTTTAACTTTGAACCCCACTTGTCTATTATTGACGGGTGGGGTTCTGTTAGTCAATCTTTGTTAATTATCAAAAATTTATTTCTATAAAAACTACTTCCTGTATGAAGAGGGATGACACCTACTTTTATAGCCAATTAGTAGCGCGATTACTCTTAAAAATGAAGTCAATTTGTTGAAATGTCAGCCCTGTCTTATACAGCACTTACTTTTTAGTAACAGGTAGCCACAGTCCTGAAACAATCTTGAGTAAATATGGCTCAAATCGCCGCAAGCTTTCTACAGTCTCAAAAGTTTAAGGCTAGTGTAACTGAGTGCCAAGATGATTTATTGGCAGTAGTTACGAAGTTTTTCGGGTAATGATTGACAGTTATTAATTGGGTTTTCACTCAAGGTCAGATAGCTCAGATTAGTCAAACCCGACAGTGGGGTTACATCACTGATTTGGTTGCCATGCAACTCCAGCACATCTAGATTTGCCAAACCCAAGAGTGGTTTCACATCACTTATTTGGTTTTTCCTCAAGTGCAGCCCAGTTAGATTAATCAAACTCGCCAGTGGGGTCACATCACTGATTTGATTTTGGCGCTTGAATTCCCTCTAATGACGTTATTTCTGAGTCATCGGCATCTAAAACTTTTACCCCTTGCAGGACGTAGAGCGTTAGTTGCTTGCTATTGGGAATCCCTACCTGCCGCCTAATCGCAGCTTCCAACTTAGCATCTAAAAATTTAACTTCATTCTGAACCTTCGGTGTATCTATAGCTATAACTGGTTTCTTGGCTATAACTGGTTTCTTGGCTATAACTGGTTTCTTGGCTATAACTGGTTTCTTAGCTATAACTCGCTTTTTAGCTATAACTCGCTTTTTAGCTGTACGAACTTTGGTTTTAGAAACAGTTTTGGCGCTTGTTGGTGCAGTAAGTACTATTGTATCAATCGCCATACTTCCAGTTACGCCAATTAATAATGCTGAAGCGACAATAACTTTCAATTGTAATTTAGTAGTAATAAATTTAACAGAATTAGCAATAGAAGATAAAGAATTTTTAGTAGTGTAGGTAAGTTTCATTCTTTTTTGAGTAATTATTGAACTCGATTGATTTCAGTATTTCCTGACTACCTCAACACTGGGGGTGAGTAGTAACCACTTTATGTATGTGTCTACCACTCAGTTCTTTTAAAGCTAAATTTTGGGTTAAAAGTAGTAATTTAATACTGGTCAGTTAGACAAGTGGCTAATTTCAGATTTGGCATCTAAGTATAAATACAGCACAAGCAATAAGAGCGAACGTACTTTAACTAATTTCACATTGTCAAGGTTTACCTGATTCAATTTGACCAACCTAACTTTCATCTTGTTCCGCCCTCTCTACTACCCTTGCGAGTTCGTAAGTGCGAGAGCGTTGCGCTGACTTGTCAGTTCACTTTCCTCAAAACCTAAACGCCGTCAATCTGAGATCAACAGTGTCATTCAACTAAACTTGTGTGTAACCAAAGAGGTTGTGGAGTAAATGACAAGTGCTACCCAGATGAAGCCAAAGGTGACAGCGTGTGTGCGGGTAAACGGTTCATGGTAGAGAAATACCCCCAGCATCAGTTGCAGGCTCGGAGCTAGGTACTGGAAAAAACCTAGAGTGGAAAGCCGCAGCCGTTTGGCAGCGTTGTTAAACCACAGCAGTGGAAACGAGGTGATCACGCCAGAGCCAATAAATAGCAGCGAGGTAGACCAAGATACACCTAAATGCCCTACTCCCGTTATCGCCCAGTATCCGATAAGTACCAAAGCCACAGGCGCAAGTAGCAGTGTTTCTACTGCCAGTCCTATGAGCGGCGCAACCGCCACCAGCTTCCGCAGCAGCCCATAAAAGGCAAAGGAAAATGCTAACCCTAAAGCAAGCCAAGGTACTTCCCCAAAATCCCAGACAAAATTAAGAACTCCAATCACAGCTAAGAGGACAGCTAATTTTTGACCAAGATGCAATCGCTCTTTGAGGAACACAAATCCCAGCAGAACATTCACCAGTGGGTTGATGAAGTAACAATAGCTTGTCTCTACAACTCTATTTGCATTCACTCCATAAATGTAAAGTCCCCAGTTGAAGGTGAGCAGCAAAGCAGTGATGAGTAAAATTCCCAAGCGAGTTGGGGAGTGAAATAGCTGATGCAACTCTTGACTTCGCAGAGTAAGAAATACTAGCCCTGTTAAGAAGATCATCGACCAGATGATGCGATGGCTTAACACTTCGCTCTCTGATACTTGTCCAAAGAATTTCCAGTAAATTGGCAGTAGACCCCAAGCTGTGTAAGCTAAAACTGCATAGATTGCACCAGTCTTGCTAATTGCTTTTGAGGAGTCTGGATGAGGGTTGCTAGACAAAAGTCAGTTGCTTCCTAAAAGTGCAGTAACGTAGGGATTACTTTAGCATTTCTAAGAGCGTTGAGTAGCCCACGCTTTTTGCAAATGTAATAACTGAATAAACCCACCCTAAAATAAGTTAGGAAGTTAACTGATTTGAAACAAGTGCCACCAATAAATCTAAATCTGTAAAGCCTGGTACTACAGAAGCACTTTTTTTGGGAAAAAAAGTTTGCAGTTTTCGGTAATGACTTACTCTGGGTTTGTATTTAAACTGGGCATAATAAAACTAGACAACTTGTTACCTAAAAAATTCCCATGTTTAAGAAATTTGGCCTAATCATTTCTACCTTGATAGGGCTGCTAAGTGCTTTGAGTTTTGGAATGACAAGTAAAGCACAGTCAGTAGACCTGAGAGTGCAATAGACATCTCCAAAAAACAAAATGAGAAATCCGCAAAGATGATAAAATTGTATTTTTGCACTGCTGGTCATGAGTTCTTTGGCTACCAATCTAAGGCGGGACAGTTTGGGGCGGAGTCAGTAGAGGTAGTAAATGGTAAAAAGCTGCTATGCTCTGTTCGTGATGCTCATTCTTAGATGTAGTATAGGAATAAGAACAAAAAACTAATTTGGAGTAGATTCGCGTTACTCTAACGCGAACAAAATAAGATTTTTCTAATTAAAAGTTAATTATTTGGGTGTACTCTCTGGTGTGGATTCCGGCTGAGATTCAGAATATAAACTCAGCCAACTTTCATAAAGAGAAGATATCGCTCTAGCACAAGCATCAATTTTTCCGCGACGTGCGACAAGCATTACAGCATCAATATGTTCACTGGAACCAGCTTTACCTAAATGTTTGTACTTACTGCGTTTGCTACTATCTATCTTCTGTGGAAAAATCGCTTCTCTAGCTTGCAATTTGTAATACCAATAATAACCTGTACGGCTACGAGCCTTGTAGCGCATGACCCAAACATCAGGTGGAGCGATATTACCTTCTAATTCTAGGTGCTCGATCTCCTGCCTTAATTGAGCAATCGCTTCTTTGATACGAAGAGCACGAGTTGCTAAATCTTGTGATTGTGTGGCTCTAACTTTTGGGGCTAACTTAGAGGTTTTACTAGAGAGGTCGTCCATAAGCTGGGGTAGTAAATATCTCCTTAGTTCGCGTTTATAAAACGCGAATTAATATTAATATATAAACTTATTGTCCTGTGTAGCTGACAAATAACATGAATGTGCGACAGCGTTGCTTTGATATTTCCCAAGCTTGTTGGAATCACGGTCAAAAGTCTCTCCGTAAGATAGCACAGGTTACACAAATTTCTAAAAGTAGTGTACATCGGCATCAACAAGCCATGAAGCGACGTGACCTACATCCAGAATCATATCTATGGGAGATACCAGAAGCTTATCAATGGTTGCGGCTATTAGTGTTTGCTACCCTCTATATTTTTGGGATTCAACAAGGGGTTGGTTGCGAAGCAATTTCTCGTTTTTTTCATATTCTACGATTGCAGAATGTCATCGGAGTTTCTCCCAGTAGCTTGCGCCGTATTGAAGCTCAGATGAGAGAGCAAATTCTCAACTACCAGGTACAGATGCAACAACAGTTGGAAAACCATTCAGCGCCGATTGAAGTCCGTGCGGGGGCTGACGAAACGTTCTTTCCTGAAGTTGTACTGGTATTGATGGATTTGGTTTCCGGCTACATTATTTTAGAAGATTATAGTACCGACCGCCAGTACCTCACTTGGAGCCAAAAAGCTAAGAGTGCGCTCAACAATTTGGGTACGACGGTGATAGTTAAATCTCTGGTCAGTGACCGCGCGAGTGCTTTAATTCAGTTGGCTGTGCATATGGGTTGTCTTTCCATCCCTGACCTGTTTCATGCCATGCGGGGTATTTCCAGAGTAATCGGTTGCCGTTTTGGTAACCGATTAAATCAAATTAAGAAACAGTTACGTACCCTACATAATCAAGCTTTAAACTACTCAGGACATAGCCAATCTATCCCTAAAAAACTAGCACAAAAAATTGCTGTTCTACAAGAGCAATATAACTTTTTATTAACTGGCAAGCTGGCTTACCACAATATATTGCATCAAATTACTTGTGCCGTTCATCCTTTTGCTATTGATGGTAGTGGGTTTCAAACTACAGTCGATGTCGCCACCATTCTTTATCAACAATTACCCCAGTTAGCGACGTTAGGATATACTTACCAAATTCCCAAGTTAGAAACAGCTATATCAACATTTAGCGGTCAAGTTAGTGCGATTGCTGCTGGAATTAACCTGTGGTGGCAATCTGTAGAAGAAAGTTTGCAGTTAGAGCAAGTTTCTCCCGACCTATCTAATTGGTTACTTGGTTATTTTTTACCCCATTTTTATTGGCTCTCAGTCATTAAACAAACTAAAAACCCTGCTTTAAAGGAAATTTATACTCAGGTATCAAGGCATTATTCAAGCCACTTATTGGAACATCCCTTAACCAGTAAAGTCTCTAAGAATGAATGGATACACTGGCGTTCTTGGGCGGAGCAAATGTCGGCTCAATTTCAACGTAGCTCTTCTGCCATTGAGGGACGCAATGGTTATTTATCTCGTATACATCATTGTGGACGCGGAATTTCTTCAAAGCATTTACAGGTGTTGACTGTTATTCATAACTTTGATATCCAACGAGCCGATAAGACCACAGCAGCACAACGTTTATTCAATCAAGAATTTCCCGCTTTATTTGATTGGGTAATCTCACAGATGGGTGACTTACCTTTACCCCGTAAATCTTACCAAATCATCTAGTTTAATTAACTAAATACTGAAATTTCACTTAATCTAATTGGTTTTCTTATTTCAACATTTAGGAATTACTGTTTCTAGCTGTTTGTAGTATTGTACTACACAATCTGGGCGATTGATTTCTCTTTCTTGGCATTTTTCCTGCCCAATCGCATTGTCATCAAGATTCCACTAACTGTCCCGCCTTAGATTGGTAGCCAGTTCTTTACTGGAATACATCACATCTAATCCTCAAGAAACTAAACGTTTGCTCGGAATTGATTACCAACAATTGCAATGGTTAATCGTAGAAGCAGAAGCTCTTTTCAATCAATCCCAAGCTGTAGAAGAAGAATCCAAAGTTAGAATAATAAAAAAAGGTGGTGGTAGAAAGCCAAAATTAGCTGTAACAGAGCAAATATTATTAACTTTAGTTTATCTGCACCATATGCCGACATTTCAACTACTAGGTGTGCAGTTTGGGGTGAGTGAATCAACGGCACACAATATATTCCATGACTGGATAAAAATTTTGGGTGAATTGTTGCCACCCTCACTTTTAGAACAAGTAAAAAAAAAATCCAATAATTGGGAAAAATATAAAGAAGTCCTGGAGCAGTGGATATTAGTAGTAGATAGCTCAGAACAAGCCAGGGAAAGACCTACCGATTACAGCAACCAGAAAAAGTATTATTCAGGAAAGAAGAAAAGCCATACACTAAAAAATCAGTTTATTATTTTACCAGATGGTTCAGAGATAGTAGACGTGACAATAGGGAAGCCTGGCCCAAGTAGCGATATCAATTTGTTTAGAGAGCGACGAGAAAAATTTGCAACTAGCCAAAAGTTTAAAGCGGACAAAGGTTATATAGGAGAAAGTCAAATTGAAACTCCACATAAGAAACCTAAGCTTCAAGAGTTAAGCATTGACCAAAAGCGAGAAAACAAGGAAATATCAACACAACGAATTGTAGTTGAACATATCATTAGATTGGTAAAAATTTTTCGAGTGGCTACTGAGCGATTTCGGTTGAGACCAAAACATTATGACCAAGTAATCCAGATAGTTTGTGGTTTAGTTAGGTTGAGGATTGGAGCCTTAATGCTAGCAATGTAAAAAATTTGAGCTTTTTAGAAATTCTTGCTATGTAAGCCTGTTAATCTTTGGGTTCTAAATTAACTTGAATTAGCTCAAAGCCTAATTCAGTCGTATTTTTGCTCTTGGCGATCGCACAAGCTGAAAAACCATCAAAACCTTTCACAGAAAGGTTTTGATGGTTTCTGGATATGTCTAGCCAGCTTCGTAACTATCTATCAGCGCAACAATGGGGGGACGCCGATTCTGAAAGCAGCTCTATAATGCTTAAATTTGCTGGAAGAACAAGTAAGGGTTTGATAGATTATAGTTCGCTCCCATGCGAGGTGTTATCGACTATTGACCAAACATGGAAAAAATATACTAACAGTAAATATGCGTTTGGTTGTTGCATAAGTAGAACAGGTAAAGAATATACAAGAATTGCGATTCGACGTGATAAATGTGGTATACCACAGCCAGGATCTCAAAGTTAAGTACCATATGCTTTAGGTCAACAATAAAAAACTTAAGCTGTCAATTGTGTAAAAATATAAAGAAGCCACCGGATAGGAACTGGTGGCTTCTTTATATTATGGAATAAGGTAGACAATGGTTAGGTGTATTAAATATTGACAGCATAGTACGAACGCTTCATTATTAGTTCAATATGGCTGTTAAATATACAAAAGAATACAAGGAATATATATCTTCCGATAACTGGAGAGCTAAGAATAGAGCGTTTAAACGGTTTGTAGGTGGTAAGCCTGAGTGTTTCTGTGGTGCAATTAAGAAACTTCATGTGCATCATTTGCACTATAAAAATCTAGGTAATGAGAAGTTTGAAGACTTACTTTATGTGTGTACTAAACATCATCAACAGATACATACACTACAAAGGCGTACGAGAGTAAGTATTGTACAAGCTACTAAAAGAGTACAGTTTAGATACACGAGAAATGGTGTATTATTACACAAATTAATCGTTGCCTTTTTCCTGTTTGGTTTTGTTACGATTTTAATAGTGATGACTGAATTTATAACCTACCTAAAGGGAGGAAATCCATCCTTTAGTTGATCACCAACAATATATACTAGGCGTGCTTGAGAAGTAGGCATAGTATTAGTAATACCAGTTACATACCCCGAAGTTTTAGCGTTTTCTGCTGATAAGACCTTTCCATCAGTATACATAACATTTAATTCTGAATCCGAGAACTGAGAGCATTGTTTGATAGCTGAATTCGTTCGCTTCTTTTGTAAGTCGTAATAATCCAAATATCGTCCATAATTTTCAGTTCTATCTTCACCAGAAAAACTAACTTTTAATTCATGAAACAAGAAACTAGATCTCGGTGAAGCATATCTTTTATCACCTGCACAAAAAATAACAGTGGCAGCAGAAGCAATATGACCCAAATTATATGTATGCACCTCAATTGGCAAACTGGTTAAATAATTGTAAGCTACTAATGCAGCTTCTGGATTTCCTCCAAAGCTACTCATATAAATTTCAATTCTTTCAGGAGTGTTATAAGTTTCAATTACTGAAATTAAGTTAGATACTGTGTTGATATCAACGCCTCTAAAAAACATTATTCGTAACACATACGGGGTTTTTTCATTTTCTTGCGATGGTTTTTCTTGAGCATAGACAAATGATTTTTGACCAGATATAGCAGTAGTAAATACACCGCAAATCAAAAACATACTCAACGCACCCAAATATAAATTCTTTAACATGATGATTAGAGAGTAGTGTTTTTTAAAAATAAGGTGACATTTTTTAACCATTGACACATTAATTAATCTAACTATACTTCATCCTGTAAGCCGGACTAGCTCAACTGGGAGAGCAATTGTTTTGTAAACAGTAGGTTATAGGTTCGAGTCCTATGTTCGGCTCCTTTTAACTATAACAGGCATGAGGTATTTTAGTTTATTCTCTGGTATTGGAGGATTTGAAAAAGCAATACACGATACACATACAGATTGGGAATGTATTGGATATTCAGAAATAGATAAATACGCAATACAGATTTATACAAAACATTTTAAACATACAAATTATGGAGACATTACAAATATAAAAGGGGATGAACTCCCAAACTTTGATTTGCTGCTTGTTATAAATCCTAAATCAGATAGATTTAGGTAACACTTATTCTTGGTAGCAGCTAACAATAGGGCTATCGCCCTTTATGAATTAGAGACGATGGCGTAAAGGGAGTCTATTTTATCCCTGTAATCAGTAGTAAAACAGCTTCCACTATTTTAATAATTTTTCGTTACTGCAAACAGTTCTAACTGCTAACTGCTACAAACAGATTTCACTATAACAACAGTTTTTAGTATTATAAACAGTTGTAATTTCACTACTACAAACAGGATGTAAACAAAAGTAAGCTTTCTTCCCTATCTAAAAGAATGAAGGAAATCAAAGAGCTTCTTGATGCAAAGCAAAATACATTTTCAGGAAAATTACCAAGCATTTTATTAAGAAGAAAGATTCAAGACAAGATTCCTGAAAGAGCGGTGGTAGTTCAAGTTGTCTGTAGCGCTATAAGCAAAGTGGTTAAACTAGAAAATGATTAAAAACAAAGGTAATGCTGTTTATTAAATTTAGCTGCGTAGCAGCTTACTCATAGGATATATGGTTTGAATTGACCAGGGATTCATGTCCTCTTTTAAGGAGGACATGAAGGTTAAACAGTTGTTAAGGAACAACGCAAACCCAACTGTATGGACTACTAGGATTAGTCACTCGTGCGATCGCACGTCGCTTCCAAGGCTGGTCTTGTGGATACTCTAATTCGCAGACTTCCTGAACAGAGATACCGAAATCGGATGTGGAGATTTGCCCGCTAACACTACCTTCAGGACCTGTAAATGATCCCCCAGCACTAGCTCCTAGACTACTAGACTGAACCCTGCATACCCATGTGAATGCGTTATAGGGAGGATTTAAGACTACTGGAGCACCATACTTGCGAGTGCAGTATTCAGCTAAGTTAACCCCACCAATTACTCGCTCTGCATGAGCCTCGCTCA contains:
- the aac(6') gene encoding aminoglycoside 6'-N-acetyltransferase; the encoded protein is MKIIKITRSNFNEWLDLALKLWADQSSQEMQESLANILKSEREAGFLVRNANGKTMGFINLSLRYDYVAGATNSPVAYVEGIYVKDEYRNQGVGKYLIEFASRWALEHGCTELASDALIENTASYDFHTKVGFQEVERVVTFIKQISL
- a CDS encoding ATP-dependent Clp protease proteolytic subunit; this encodes MLKNLYLGALSMFLICGVFTTAISGQKSFVYAQEKPSQENEKTPYVLRIMFFRGVDINTVSNLISVIETYNTPERIEIYMSSFGGNPEAALVAYNYLTSLPIEVHTYNLGHIASAATVIFCAGDKRYASPRSSFLFHELKVSFSGEDRTENYGRYLDYYDLQKKRTNSAIKQCSQFSDSELNVMYTDGKVLSAENAKTSGYVTGITNTMPTSQARLVYIVGDQLKDGFPPFR
- the rarD gene encoding EamA family transporter RarD, which translates into the protein MSSNPHPDSSKAISKTGAIYAVLAYTAWGLLPIYWKFFGQVSESEVLSHRIIWSMIFLTGLVFLTLRSQELHQLFHSPTRLGILLITALLLTFNWGLYIYGVNANRVVETSYCYFINPLVNVLLGFVFLKERLHLGQKLAVLLAVIGVLNFVWDFGEVPWLALGLAFSFAFYGLLRKLVAVAPLIGLAVETLLLAPVALVLIGYWAITGVGHLGVSWSTSLLFIGSGVITSFPLLWFNNAAKRLRLSTLGFFQYLAPSLQLMLGVFLYHEPFTRTHAVTFGFIWVALVIYSTTSLVTHKFS
- a CDS encoding DUF6399 domain-containing protein is translated as MNVRQRCFDISQACWNHGQKSLRKIAQVTQISKSSVHRHQQAMKRRDLHPESYLWEIPEAYQWLRLLVFATLYIFGIQQGVGCEAISRFFHILRLQNVIGVSPSSLRRIEAQMREQILNYQVQMQQQLENHSAPIEVRAGADETFFPEVVLVLMDLVSGYIILEDYSTDRQYLTWSQKAKSALNNLGTTVIVKSLVSDRASALIQLAVHMGCLSIPDLFHAMRGISRVIGCRFGNRLNQIKKQLRTLHNQALNYSGHSQSIPKKLAQKIAVLQEQYNFLLTGKLAYHNILHQITCAVHPFAIDGSGFQTTVDVATILYQQLPQLATLGYTYQIPKLETAISTFSGQVSAIAAGINLWWQSVEESLQLEQVSPDLSNWLLGYFLPHFYWLSVIKQTKNPALKEIYTQVSRHYSSHLLEHPLTSKVSKNEWIHWRSWAEQMSAQFQRSSSAIEGRNGYLSRIHHCGRGISSKHLQVLTVIHNFDIQRADKTTAAQRLFNQEFPALFDWVISQMGDLPLPRKSYQII
- a CDS encoding GUN4 domain-containing protein; protein product: MSSQLRNYLSAQQWGDADSESSSIMLKFAGRTSKGLIDYSSLPCEVLSTIDQTWKKYTNSKYAFGCCISRTGKEYTRIAIRRDKCGIPQPGSQS
- a CDS encoding phosphodiester glycosidase family protein: MQNQKMWRRSFLFLGGMAIAKSLTLALPAVAQPVQLTRRTIAGVSLYQTTIDLTDPQTFITIGLANNANQANTMQLSKGDEPFSNMVARSRGAVVTTGTFFAKNNQKTVMGNMVAGGKFLKYSQWENFGTTLGLRTGNRPEMITARVDGKPEWDKHWFSITCGPRLIKQGKIWLNPQVEGFKDSHVLGVAARTAIGYSADGKKLFLVNFNQDLSLQTEAKLMKAIGCYEAMNLDGGASRALADSGKILVPAGRSLTNVIVVYDAKHPAPTALKQAFLRFQTTGRVSSDHIYNAYCLKF
- a CDS encoding DNA cytosine methyltransferase, which gives rise to MRYFSLFSGIGGFEKAIHDTHTDWECIGYSEIDKYAIQIYTKHFKHTNYGDITNIKGDELPNFDLLLVINPKSDRFR
- a CDS encoding leucine-rich repeat domain-containing protein; this encodes MKPLLGLANLDVLELHGNQISDVTPLSGLTNLSYLTLSENPINNCQSLPEKLRNYCQ
- a CDS encoding IS5/IS1182 family transposase, which gives rise to MVASSLLEYITSNPQETKRLLGIDYQQLQWLIVEAEALFNQSQAVEEESKVRIIKKGGGRKPKLAVTEQILLTLVYLHHMPTFQLLGVQFGVSESTAHNIFHDWIKILGELLPPSLLEQVKKKSNNWEKYKEVLEQWILVVDSSEQARERPTDYSNQKKYYSGKKKSHTLKNQFIILPDGSEIVDVTIGKPGPSSDINLFRERREKFATSQKFKADKGYIGESQIETPHKKPKLQELSIDQKRENKEISTQRIVVEHIIRLVKIFRVATERFRLRPKHYDQVIQIVCGLVRLRIGALMLAM